A genomic window from Fibrobacterota bacterium includes:
- the thrS gene encoding threonine--tRNA ligase: MDTLKLTLPDGSEKQVTAGTTGLDIAMSISPRLADAAVAVVIDGQQWDLKRALPGSGAFRILTAKDAESLEIVRHSSAHLMAQAIVQLFPGTKLAIGPVIENGFYYDIDSPHKFTPDDFAAIEAKMTELAGQKLSIDRTDIKRLEAIEKWGAQAEPYKVEMMQEWTDETVSYYTQGDFFDLCRGPHVPHTGFLKFVKLLSVAGAYWRGDEKRPMLQRIYATAFHDKKALEAHVTALEEAKKRDHRVIGRKLELFHLQDDMPGMVFWHPQGWALYRALQTYVREKIEAAGYVEVNTPSVASKVLWEKSGHWDKYQDNMFVTESEKRIYAIKPMNCPGHIQIFNQGLRSYRELPLRMAEFGSCVRNEPSGTLHGIMRVRAFVQDDAHIFCTPEQIGQEVADFCKLLKEMYADFGFNEVIVKFSTRPEKRVGTDESWDRVEKALADACEFAGLVTELNPGEGAFYGPKLEFTLKDCLGRHWQCGTIQVDPNLPERLGAQYVGEDGARHTPIMLHRAILGSLERFIGILIENYAGAFPVWLSPVQATILPVSEKFLDAARATASALRKAGLRVTVDEQNQKLGYKIREAEGQRLPFILVVGEKEAASGTVSVRQRGAGDLGAKTVAEFVEFVQAEAAAKR; encoded by the coding sequence ATGGATACGCTCAAGCTCACACTGCCCGACGGATCGGAAAAGCAGGTGACCGCGGGCACCACCGGCCTGGACATCGCGATGTCCATCTCCCCTCGGTTGGCCGATGCCGCCGTGGCCGTGGTGATCGATGGCCAGCAATGGGACCTCAAGCGTGCCCTTCCGGGTTCGGGTGCGTTCCGGATTCTTACCGCCAAGGACGCCGAATCCCTGGAAATCGTGCGTCACTCCAGCGCCCACCTGATGGCCCAGGCCATCGTGCAGTTGTTTCCCGGCACCAAGCTCGCGATCGGGCCGGTGATCGAAAACGGCTTCTACTACGACATCGACTCCCCCCACAAGTTCACGCCCGACGACTTCGCCGCCATCGAAGCGAAGATGACCGAACTTGCTGGGCAAAAATTGTCCATCGATCGCACCGACATCAAGCGCCTGGAAGCCATCGAGAAGTGGGGCGCGCAAGCCGAGCCCTACAAGGTCGAGATGATGCAGGAGTGGACCGACGAGACGGTCAGCTATTACACGCAGGGCGATTTTTTCGATCTCTGTCGTGGGCCCCACGTCCCGCACACCGGCTTCTTGAAGTTCGTGAAACTGTTGTCCGTGGCCGGCGCCTACTGGCGCGGTGACGAAAAGCGTCCGATGCTCCAGCGCATCTACGCGACCGCCTTCCACGACAAGAAGGCGCTCGAGGCCCACGTGACCGCCTTGGAAGAAGCCAAGAAGCGCGACCACCGCGTGATCGGGCGCAAGCTGGAGCTGTTCCACCTGCAGGACGACATGCCCGGTATGGTGTTCTGGCACCCGCAGGGCTGGGCGCTCTACCGCGCCTTGCAGACCTACGTGCGCGAAAAGATCGAAGCCGCCGGCTATGTGGAGGTGAACACCCCCAGCGTGGCTTCCAAGGTCCTGTGGGAGAAGTCCGGACACTGGGACAAGTACCAGGACAACATGTTCGTGACCGAATCGGAAAAGCGCATCTACGCGATCAAGCCGATGAACTGCCCGGGCCACATCCAGATCTTCAACCAGGGATTGCGCAGCTACCGCGAGCTTCCTCTTCGCATGGCCGAGTTCGGTTCCTGCGTGCGCAACGAGCCCTCCGGTACGTTGCACGGGATCATGCGTGTGCGGGCCTTCGTGCAAGACGACGCCCACATCTTTTGCACCCCCGAACAGATCGGGCAGGAAGTCGCCGATTTCTGCAAGCTGCTCAAGGAGATGTACGCCGACTTCGGATTCAACGAAGTCATCGTGAAGTTCTCCACGCGGCCCGAAAAACGCGTGGGCACGGATGAATCCTGGGATCGCGTGGAGAAGGCCTTGGCCGACGCCTGTGAGTTCGCGGGGTTGGTCACCGAGCTGAACCCCGGCGAAGGCGCGTTCTACGGCCCCAAGCTGGAATTCACCCTCAAGGATTGCTTGGGTCGCCACTGGCAGTGCGGAACCATCCAGGTGGATCCCAACTTGCCCGAGCGCCTGGGTGCCCAGTACGTGGGCGAAGACGGAGCCCGCCACACGCCCATCATGCTGCACCGCGCCATCCTTGGCTCGCTGGAGCGGTTCATTGGCATCCTGATCGAGAACTACGCGGGAGCCTTCCCCGTGTGGCTTTCGCCGGTGCAAGCCACCATCCTGCCTGTTTCCGAAAAGTTCCTGGACGCCGCCCGCGCGACCGCATCCGCCCTTCGCAAGGCGGGTCTGCGTGTGACGGTGGATGAACAGAACCAGAAGCTCGGCTACAAGATCCGCGAAGCGGAAGGCCAGCGCCTGCCGTTCATCCTGGTGGTGGGCGAAAAGGAAGCCGCCTCCGGGACAGTATCTGTCCGCCAGCGCGGGGCGGGGGATCTGGGAGCCAAGACGGTGGCGGAGTTCGTGGAGTTCGTGCAAGCTGAAGCGGCCGCCAAGCGGTAA
- a CDS encoding acyl-CoA desaturase, protein MNSASNPESIEPAEVPVIGHQVSPRFERSDEFEADLRKVVDGYFQESGISTRDRLSMFFKTIVLLGLAGVSYWTLLFVALPTWAVVAMVVFLALVVAGIGFNVQHDGGHHAYSRHPWINRLAAASLDLIGASSYVWRWKHDVLHHMFVNIAGHDTDIDLGPFGRVSPDHPRRTLHRFQHLYIWPLYGILALKWQWFDDFRDVLVGRLGTRRMPRPKGWDLALFLLGRIAFFGWTIGIPSLFHPVGSVIACYVLGSVVLGIVLSVVFQLAHAVGEAQFPSPDPVTGKLDSAWARHQVRTTVDFSRGNAFVTWCLGGLNYQIEHHLFPRISHVHYPALAPLVEAVCLRHGVAYHDHGGFWKGIASHYRWLRHMGSPAQAS, encoded by the coding sequence ATGAACAGCGCCTCGAATCCCGAATCGATCGAACCGGCGGAAGTCCCCGTGATCGGGCACCAGGTGTCTCCACGTTTCGAGCGGTCGGACGAGTTCGAAGCCGATCTGCGCAAGGTCGTCGACGGCTATTTCCAAGAATCCGGAATCTCCACCCGCGATCGCTTGTCCATGTTCTTCAAGACCATCGTGCTGCTGGGCTTGGCGGGGGTGTCCTACTGGACGCTCCTCTTCGTCGCGCTTCCCACCTGGGCTGTCGTGGCCATGGTGGTGTTCTTGGCCTTGGTGGTGGCGGGGATCGGGTTCAATGTCCAGCACGATGGTGGCCATCATGCCTATTCCCGGCACCCCTGGATCAATCGACTCGCGGCCGCCTCGCTGGATCTGATCGGCGCGAGTTCCTACGTGTGGCGCTGGAAACACGACGTTCTCCACCACATGTTCGTGAACATCGCCGGTCACGACACCGACATCGATCTGGGGCCGTTCGGCAGGGTGAGCCCGGATCATCCGCGTCGGACGCTACACCGCTTCCAGCATCTGTACATCTGGCCGCTCTACGGGATCCTGGCCTTGAAGTGGCAGTGGTTCGATGATTTCCGGGACGTGCTCGTGGGGAGATTGGGCACGCGGCGCATGCCCCGGCCCAAGGGCTGGGATCTGGCCTTGTTTCTACTTGGGCGCATCGCGTTCTTCGGTTGGACCATCGGGATTCCCTCCCTGTTCCACCCGGTCGGCTCCGTGATCGCCTGCTACGTGCTGGGGAGTGTGGTGCTGGGGATCGTGCTGAGCGTGGTGTTCCAGTTGGCGCACGCCGTGGGGGAGGCGCAATTTCCGAGTCCCGATCCCGTGACCGGCAAGCTGGATTCCGCCTGGGCCCGACACCAAGTGCGGACCACCGTGGATTTCAGCCGTGGGAACGCCTTTGTGACCTGGTGCCTGGGAGGACTGAACTACCAGATCGAGCACCATCTCTTCCCGCGCATCAGCCATGTCCACTACCCGGCGCTGGCGCCCTTGGTGGAAGCGGTGTGCCTTCGCCACGGAGTTGCCTACCACGATCATGGCGGCTTCTGGAAGGGAATCGCATCCCACTACCGCTGGCTCCGCCACATGGGAAGTCCCGCGCAAGCGAGCTGA
- a CDS encoding L,D-transpeptidase family protein yields the protein MLSAFLSCVLALPGSNNLSGFHLRVEKEARRMLVMEGRDTLKVYQVALGSGAADAGTKLIRGDHKTPEGVYIIRSRNPNSSFYKSFLIDYPSVTDAKRGLEGGVIKKSEYLSILQAHRDGKLPPQRTALGGDICIHGGYTEADWTWGCVAVGNEGMDSLWGQVKVGTKVEIVP from the coding sequence ATGCTTTCTGCCTTTTTGTCGTGCGTGCTCGCATTGCCCGGCTCCAACAACCTTTCTGGATTTCATCTGCGCGTGGAAAAAGAGGCGCGTCGGATGTTGGTGATGGAAGGTCGAGACACGTTGAAGGTCTATCAGGTTGCGTTGGGTTCCGGCGCGGCCGATGCCGGAACCAAGTTGATTCGTGGCGACCATAAAACCCCGGAAGGCGTTTACATCATTCGTTCCCGCAATCCCAACAGCTCCTTCTACAAATCGTTTCTGATCGATTATCCATCGGTCACAGATGCCAAGCGCGGCTTGGAGGGAGGGGTGATCAAGAAGTCGGAGTATCTTTCGATTCTCCAGGCACATCGGGATGGAAAGCTGCCGCCGCAACGCACCGCGCTGGGTGGCGACATTTGCATCCATGGTGGCTATACGGAGGCCGATTGGACTTGGGGATGTGTCGCGGTGGGAAACGAGGGGATGGATTCGCTCTGGGGGCAGGTCAAGGTGGGCACCAAGGTCGAGATCGTCCCGTAA
- a CDS encoding geranylgeranylglycerol-phosphate geranylgeranyltransferase, with protein MIDARTLHSGFRLIRIGNCLVASATSLAGSWAAGSSLARDKPWLLAVSAFLIAAFGNIYNDICDLPADKVNRPDRVLVTGALDMTTALRLAGWCLALGLMIAAYAYVDALIIAVTVASVLFVYDRDLKSKPLVGNASVAAVCAATVAYGALCGPEWNRQVSVLMVCAFSLTLVRELYKDIQDVEGDRAMGARTFPILYGERLSAQLALIPLAFTVYYVLYRIFSSTPDWTGAYIAGIALTTGLAWTAFHSLRTHGSAAWGRRASELKLWIILGVVWVLLWRIHS; from the coding sequence TTGATCGACGCTCGCACACTTCATTCCGGTTTTCGTCTGATCCGGATCGGGAATTGTCTGGTCGCCTCCGCGACGAGCCTTGCCGGATCCTGGGCAGCCGGTTCCTCGCTGGCCCGGGACAAGCCCTGGTTGCTGGCCGTTTCCGCGTTCCTGATCGCGGCGTTCGGAAACATCTACAACGACATCTGCGATCTTCCTGCCGACAAGGTGAATCGGCCCGATCGGGTGTTGGTCACGGGCGCTTTGGACATGACCACAGCGTTGCGTCTTGCCGGGTGGTGTCTGGCATTGGGGTTGATGATCGCCGCCTACGCGTATGTCGATGCACTGATCATCGCGGTGACGGTGGCCTCCGTCCTGTTCGTGTACGATCGCGACCTGAAATCCAAGCCATTGGTGGGCAACGCATCGGTCGCGGCGGTTTGTGCGGCCACGGTGGCCTATGGTGCCTTGTGTGGACCCGAATGGAATCGTCAGGTCTCCGTGCTCATGGTTTGCGCTTTTTCGCTCACGTTGGTGCGCGAACTTTACAAGGACATCCAGGATGTCGAAGGGGATCGTGCCATGGGCGCACGCACCTTTCCCATCCTGTATGGCGAAAGACTTTCCGCACAGCTGGCGCTGATTCCGCTGGCCTTCACGGTCTACTACGTGCTCTACCGGATTTTCAGCTCCACGCCCGACTGGACGGGGGCCTACATCGCCGGTATCGCTCTGACCACAGGCTTGGCGTGGACGGCCTTCCACAGCTTGCGCACGCATGGCTCGGCGGCCTGGGGGCGTCGCGCGAGCGAACTGAAGTTGTGGATCATTCTGGGTGTGGTCTGGGTGCTTTTGTGGCGCATTCATTCCTGA
- the folB gene encoding dihydroneopterin aldolase: MLGTIELESLAIPCIVGIFPFERTQEQPVFVSLGMDLDFAPAAASESIHDTVDYAALAESIHDLVREAKFQLIETMAEEIAKHILSAHPQVETVRVAVHKPQAVPQAKDTRVRVTRSR; this comes from the coding sequence ATGCTAGGCACCATCGAGCTCGAGTCATTGGCCATTCCTTGTATCGTGGGGATCTTCCCTTTCGAACGCACCCAGGAGCAGCCCGTCTTCGTCAGTTTGGGGATGGATCTGGATTTCGCCCCGGCCGCCGCGTCCGAATCCATCCACGACACGGTCGATTATGCGGCTCTCGCCGAGTCGATCCACGATCTGGTTCGCGAAGCGAAATTCCAGCTGATCGAGACGATGGCGGAGGAAATCGCCAAGCACATCCTCTCCGCGCACCCGCAGGTGGAAACCGTGCGAGTGGCCGTGCACAAACCCCAGGCCGTGCCACAAGCCAAGGATACGCGCGTTCGCGTGACGAGGTCGCGTTGA
- a CDS encoding SDR family oxidoreductase, which produces MIAGPKTALVTGSSVRTGRRIAQRLAQDGYHVIVHGKEGAQDLAEETVRLCREAGSTAQISLADLGNEQGCRKLSESFSGPLHLLVHNVGIYRTGGLLEINTSDWHDTLRTNLDAPFHLTRLLVDRMPPGSSIIALGYVGTGKLAGTTRTGAYSVSKTGLLVLVRSLAMELGRRGIRVNMVSPGQLENSVDLPADIAERVPLGRSGREEEVAEAVSWLASEKASYITGQELEIAGGLMLGLKGQ; this is translated from the coding sequence TTGATCGCTGGCCCCAAGACCGCCCTCGTGACCGGCTCGAGCGTTCGCACGGGACGTCGCATCGCCCAACGCCTGGCCCAGGACGGGTACCACGTGATCGTCCACGGCAAGGAAGGCGCCCAGGATCTGGCCGAGGAGACCGTGCGGCTCTGCCGGGAAGCGGGCTCCACGGCCCAGATCTCCCTGGCCGATCTGGGCAACGAGCAAGGATGTCGGAAATTGTCTGAATCGTTCTCCGGGCCCTTGCACTTGTTGGTGCACAACGTCGGGATCTATCGCACCGGTGGATTGCTGGAGATCAACACCTCCGACTGGCACGACACCCTGCGCACCAACCTGGACGCGCCTTTCCACCTCACGCGACTCCTGGTGGACCGCATGCCTCCCGGCAGCTCCATCATCGCCCTCGGGTATGTCGGGACCGGCAAACTCGCCGGAACCACCCGTACCGGGGCCTATTCCGTCTCCAAGACCGGATTGCTGGTCCTGGTGAGATCGCTCGCCATGGAGCTGGGACGGCGAGGGATCCGCGTCAACATGGTTTCTCCCGGCCAGCTCGAAAACTCCGTGGACCTGCCCGCCGACATCGCCGAGCGCGTTCCTTTGGGGAGATCGGGACGGGAGGAGGAAGTCGCGGAAGCCGTTTCCTGGCTCGCTTCGGAAAAGGCATCCTACATCACTGGACAGGAATTGGAAATCGCCGGCGGGCTCATGCTGGGATTGAAGGGACAATGA
- a CDS encoding acyl-CoA thioesterase, with translation MTEFVHRVDFEVRDYECDLQGVVNNAVYQNYLEHARHRFLLSKGVDFVEMSRAGRQLVLVKAALEYRRSLRPKDRFRVETRAEMDGRVRLVFLQRVVKEDGTLILEARMEGALLGPSGRPVASPDLSAAICSPGCPSPSSVGPNP, from the coding sequence TTGACGGAATTTGTTCACCGCGTGGATTTCGAGGTCCGCGACTACGAGTGCGATCTCCAGGGGGTGGTCAACAACGCGGTCTACCAGAACTACCTGGAGCATGCCCGCCACCGGTTCCTGCTGTCGAAAGGCGTGGATTTCGTGGAGATGTCGCGCGCCGGCCGGCAACTCGTGCTGGTGAAGGCCGCTCTGGAGTACCGGCGATCGCTGCGGCCCAAGGATCGGTTCCGCGTGGAGACCCGCGCCGAAATGGACGGGCGAGTGAGGTTGGTGTTCCTGCAGCGGGTGGTGAAGGAGGACGGAACCCTGATCCTGGAAGCCCGGATGGAAGGCGCCCTGCTGGGGCCCTCCGGTAGGCCGGTCGCTTCCCCCGATCTCAGCGCCGCGATTTGTTCTCCGGGATGCCCATCTCCGTCATCCGTCGGGCCAAATCCCTGA
- a CDS encoding inositol monophosphatase, with protein MIEHLIEAARASGEILRQGFGQVRDLQEKGRVTDLVTEYDKASERFLREWIQARFPDHAQIGEEEENLHRPDAEWTWIFDPLDGTVSFAYGIPFFAVCIALRHRDTTVAGVIYEPIRDEMFSAVRGQGAFLNGKAIHVTQATELQRSLLATGFPYSIRENPRRTLETFSAVVPHARGIRRMGTAGIDLAYVACGRLDGYWESFLQPWDCAAGVLLVEEAGGKVSDYEGAPHDIFGLQTVATNGHIHDELLMRIQEGQRA; from the coding sequence ATGATCGAACACTTGATCGAAGCCGCACGGGCTTCCGGCGAGATCCTCCGACAGGGTTTCGGGCAGGTCCGCGACCTCCAGGAAAAGGGCCGGGTCACGGACCTGGTCACCGAATACGACAAAGCCTCGGAGCGTTTCCTGCGGGAATGGATCCAGGCGCGGTTCCCGGATCATGCCCAGATCGGGGAGGAAGAGGAGAACCTCCATCGCCCGGACGCGGAGTGGACCTGGATTTTCGATCCGTTGGACGGAACCGTCAGCTTCGCCTACGGGATCCCGTTTTTCGCCGTCTGCATCGCGCTGCGCCATCGGGACACCACCGTGGCCGGCGTGATCTACGAACCGATCCGCGACGAAATGTTCTCGGCGGTCCGCGGTCAAGGCGCCTTTCTGAACGGCAAGGCGATCCACGTGACCCAAGCCACCGAACTGCAACGTTCCCTGCTGGCCACGGGCTTTCCGTATTCCATCCGCGAGAATCCGCGTCGCACGCTGGAGACCTTCAGCGCCGTTGTTCCCCATGCACGCGGCATCCGCCGCATGGGAACGGCGGGCATCGACTTGGCCTACGTGGCCTGCGGGAGGCTGGACGGCTATTGGGAATCCTTCCTGCAGCCGTGGGATTGCGCGGCGGGGGTCCTGTTGGTGGAAGAGGCAGGCGGGAAGGTCAGCGATTACGAAGGAGCCCCCCATGATATTTTCGGGTTGCAGACCGTGGCCACCAACGGCCATATCCACGACGAACTGTTGATGCGGATCCAGGAGGGACAGCGTGCCTGA
- the nspC gene encoding carboxynorspermidine decarboxylase has translation MAYPTIHTDFSRVPSPCYVLDQARLRANLELLGRVQRDSGAKVICALKGYSFWRSFPLVRQYLSGATASSLNEAILASSEMGGELHVYAPGYADDEIDRILDLAGHITFNSFSQWRKFREKTLAHPKRPSPGIRVNPEYSQVETDLYNPCAPFSRLGVVLDEFCPDELDGIEGLHVHALCEQNADAFEGLLGAFEERFGKFLGRMKWVNFGGGHHITREDYEVERLISLLVDFRTRYPHLEVVLEPGEAVGWRTGELVASVLDVVKNGMDLAILDVSVSAHMPDCLEMPYRPAILDAGEPGERPHTYRLGGGTCLAGDVLGDYSFDQPLKPGDKIVLLDMIHYTMVKTTFFNGVRHPSIATWTENGALEIHRTFGFEAFKEKLG, from the coding sequence ATGGCCTACCCAACGATCCACACCGACTTCTCCCGTGTCCCCTCCCCCTGCTACGTGCTGGACCAGGCGCGCCTGCGCGCGAACCTGGAGCTGCTCGGACGGGTCCAACGGGATTCCGGCGCCAAGGTCATCTGCGCCCTGAAGGGTTACTCCTTCTGGCGTTCCTTCCCGCTGGTGCGACAATATCTGTCTGGAGCGACCGCCAGCTCCCTCAACGAGGCGATCCTGGCCAGCTCCGAGATGGGCGGCGAACTCCACGTGTACGCTCCCGGCTACGCCGATGATGAAATCGACCGGATCCTGGATCTGGCCGGGCACATCACGTTCAACAGCTTTTCGCAATGGCGGAAATTCCGGGAAAAGACCCTGGCGCATCCCAAGCGACCCTCGCCCGGCATCCGCGTCAATCCCGAATACAGCCAGGTGGAGACAGACCTCTACAACCCCTGCGCGCCCTTCTCCCGGCTGGGGGTGGTGCTGGACGAATTTTGCCCCGACGAACTCGACGGGATCGAGGGCCTGCACGTGCACGCCCTGTGCGAACAGAACGCCGACGCGTTCGAGGGGTTGCTCGGGGCGTTCGAAGAAAGATTCGGCAAGTTCCTGGGTCGGATGAAATGGGTGAATTTCGGGGGTGGCCACCACATCACCCGCGAAGACTACGAAGTGGAGCGGCTGATCTCGCTGTTGGTGGATTTCCGGACACGTTATCCGCATCTGGAAGTGGTCCTGGAGCCCGGCGAGGCCGTGGGGTGGCGAACGGGCGAACTGGTCGCGTCGGTGCTGGACGTCGTGAAAAACGGGATGGACCTCGCCATCCTGGACGTGTCCGTGAGCGCGCACATGCCCGACTGCCTGGAAATGCCGTACCGCCCCGCCATCCTGGACGCGGGCGAGCCCGGCGAAAGGCCGCACACCTACCGCCTGGGAGGCGGAACGTGCCTGGCCGGTGACGTCCTGGGGGACTATTCCTTCGACCAACCTCTCAAGCCCGGCGACAAGATCGTCCTTCTGGACATGATCCATTACACGATGGTCAAGACGACCTTCTTCAACGGCGTTCGCCACCCCTCCATCGCCACCTGGACGGAAAATGGCGCATTGGAGATCCATCGGACCTTCGGATTCGAGGCCTTCAAGGAAAAGCTGGGGTAG
- a CDS encoding TetR/AcrR family transcriptional regulator → MRKKEGDKSSEILNAAAQVFARDGFDKAQVSAIATAAGVGTGSIYLYFSGKSDIIRALFQRFWDRLAEELAQRDLADPLFRLNDQLGIFFDRLAANRDFARTYLRDHHRFLEAADSQSRQGYVACVELGRKAFLEIVEQTNGKENLPNPSSTDLSQAILFGAVRASLEFLLTSEAPASVVKSRMLTMAMAGILAATQETGS, encoded by the coding sequence ATGCGCAAGAAGGAAGGGGACAAGTCCAGCGAGATCCTGAATGCGGCAGCCCAGGTTTTCGCCCGTGATGGATTCGACAAGGCCCAGGTCTCGGCGATCGCCACCGCCGCGGGGGTGGGAACCGGCTCCATCTACCTGTATTTCAGCGGGAAGTCCGACATCATTCGAGCCCTTTTCCAACGGTTTTGGGACCGCCTTGCAGAGGAGTTGGCCCAGAGGGATCTCGCCGACCCCTTGTTTCGCTTGAACGACCAATTGGGAATTTTCTTCGACCGCCTCGCGGCCAATCGCGATTTCGCACGAACCTATCTGCGGGACCACCACCGGTTTTTGGAGGCGGCGGATTCCCAAAGCAGACAAGGCTACGTGGCTTGCGTCGAACTTGGCCGCAAGGCCTTCCTCGAGATCGTGGAGCAGACCAACGGGAAGGAAAACCTCCCGAACCCCTCCTCCACCGATCTATCCCAGGCGATCCTGTTCGGCGCCGTCCGCGCCTCGTTGGAATTCCTGCTCACCAGCGAGGCACCGGCCTCGGTAGTGAAAAGCCGGATGCTGACCATGGCCATGGCGGGAATCCTGGCAGCCACTCAGGAGACCGGATCGTGA
- a CDS encoding TolC family protein, which translates to MKNPTLLAGILLWFATCRQAEATSLAEAMARMEEGNLTLRSSSRRVENATEQKLATRGNFLPVIRLDVGLTHLDRDILLDMDPIREAMVQLQTGNAVSLAKLDYAMKNPASPSMPAANQLAVKNAAGTQLNAALPHFVKTSKEQDDWEATLVAYQPIFHGGRILAASRVAASRETAAKAEMARQRNDLRRDFTKLYLQGCLLRESIALRNEAIGAIEHHRARAKTMVEQGITDRAALLRAEMTLAEARTSLSDDSSKLESIALTLAQMAGGNDLLIPSDRLPPPGDPATLTGIDKEIAGSNPLLLALSAQAEVAHRAVEVKNADFLPEIGAFGKYELNQDAAKAALAPCWVVGIKGTVNLFRGGADWHSRQAARSAELEIATLRLEARNSLEAQSKRQFLAFRQAVNRHGNLLAQAELARENHRVVSMRFEQGLATSLEVVDAWISMQKADLDRVAAAGDAWISTQEILWASGRTDEFVKLWNGAGK; encoded by the coding sequence GTGAAAAATCCGACGCTTCTCGCAGGGATCCTCCTCTGGTTCGCCACCTGCCGTCAAGCCGAGGCGACAAGCCTCGCCGAGGCGATGGCCAGGATGGAAGAAGGCAACCTGACCCTCCGTTCCAGCAGCCGGAGAGTGGAGAACGCCACCGAGCAAAAGCTCGCGACGCGAGGAAATTTCCTGCCTGTGATCCGGTTGGATGTGGGGCTGACCCACCTGGACCGGGACATCCTTTTGGACATGGACCCGATCCGTGAGGCGATGGTCCAGTTGCAGACGGGGAACGCGGTGTCGTTGGCGAAGCTCGATTACGCCATGAAAAACCCAGCCTCCCCCTCGATGCCCGCTGCCAATCAGCTTGCCGTGAAAAACGCAGCCGGCACGCAGCTGAATGCCGCCCTGCCCCATTTCGTGAAGACCTCCAAGGAACAGGACGACTGGGAAGCCACCCTGGTCGCCTACCAGCCGATCTTCCACGGTGGACGGATTTTGGCAGCCTCCCGCGTCGCGGCCTCCCGCGAAACGGCGGCCAAGGCGGAGATGGCCAGGCAACGAAACGACTTGCGTCGCGATTTCACCAAACTCTACCTGCAGGGCTGTCTGCTGCGCGAAAGCATCGCGCTGCGCAACGAGGCCATCGGTGCGATCGAGCACCACCGTGCCCGCGCGAAGACCATGGTCGAGCAGGGAATAACGGATAGAGCCGCCCTTCTGCGCGCGGAAATGACCCTCGCCGAAGCCAGGACATCCCTTTCCGACGACAGTTCCAAGCTGGAGTCGATCGCACTCACCCTGGCCCAGATGGCCGGGGGGAACGACCTCCTCATCCCCTCCGACCGTCTACCCCCTCCTGGGGATCCAGCAACTTTGACAGGAATCGACAAGGAAATCGCCGGGTCCAACCCCCTATTGCTGGCCTTGTCAGCCCAAGCGGAAGTCGCCCATCGCGCCGTGGAGGTGAAGAACGCGGATTTCCTTCCGGAAATCGGCGCCTTCGGCAAGTACGAGCTCAACCAGGACGCGGCAAAGGCGGCGCTCGCTCCCTGCTGGGTGGTCGGGATCAAGGGTACCGTGAACCTGTTCCGGGGCGGAGCCGACTGGCATTCGCGGCAAGCCGCGCGATCTGCCGAACTGGAGATCGCCACGCTGCGCCTGGAGGCGCGAAACTCGCTCGAGGCCCAGTCGAAGCGTCAATTTCTGGCATTCAGGCAGGCGGTGAACAGACACGGAAACCTCCTGGCGCAGGCCGAGCTCGCCCGCGAGAACCACCGCGTGGTCTCGATGCGCTTCGAGCAAGGCCTGGCCACCTCGCTGGAAGTGGTGGACGCCTGGATTTCGATGCAGAAAGCGGACCTGGACCGGGTCGCCGCCGCGGGGGACGCGTGGATTTCCACGCAGGAGATCCTCTGGGCGAGCGGCCGCACCGACGAATTCGTCAAACTCTGGAACGGAGCCGGGAAATGA